From Coffea arabica cultivar ET-39 chromosome 10e, Coffea Arabica ET-39 HiFi, whole genome shotgun sequence, one genomic window encodes:
- the LOC113712741 gene encoding 3-ketoacyl-CoA synthase 4-like, which translates to MEAGGNAPADTNPTARTSARVGVQIQQSRRLPDFLQSVNLKYVKLGYHYLISHLLTLCLVPVMIIILIEASQMNPDDIRQLWLHLQYNLVSVITCSAILVFGSTVYIMTRPRPVYLVDYFCYRAPDELKAPFESFMEHSRLTGDFDESSLQFQRKILERSGLGDETYVPEAMHFVPPRPSMQAAREEAEQVMFGALDNLFANTKVKAKDIGILVVNCSLFNPTPSLSAMIVNKYKLRGNIRSFNLGGMGCSAGVIAVDLAKDLLQVHRNTYAVVVSTENITQNWYFGNKKAMLIPNCLFRVGGAAVLLSNKSVDRRRAKYRLVHVVRTHRGSDDKAFRCVYQEQDDAGKTGVTLSKDLMAIAGGALKTNITTLGPLVLPISEQLLFFATLVLKKLFQKNIKPYIPDFKLAFDHFCIHAGGRAVIDELEKNLQLLPEHVEASRMTLHRFGNTSSSSIWYELAYTEAKGRIRRGQRIWQIAFGSGFKCNSAVWQALRHVKPAPNGPWEDCIDRYPVKVVQ; encoded by the coding sequence ATGGAAGCAGGCGGCAATGCTCCGGCCGACACCAACCCAACCGCCAGAACCAGTGCCAGGGTGGGAGTTCAGATCCAGCAAAGCAGGAGACTACCCGATTTCTTGCAAAGCGTTAATCTGAAGTACGTTAAATTGGGCTACCACTACTTGATCTCTCACTTGTTGACACTTTGTCTGGTTCCCGTGATGATTATCATATTAATTGAAGCTTCCCAAATGAACCCAGATGATATTCGCCAATTATGGCTTCATTTGCAGTATAATCTGGTTTCTGTAATCACTTGTTCGGCCATTTTGGTTTTCGGGTCAACGGTTTATATAATGACCCGGCCAAGGCCGGTTTACTTGGTCGATTATTTTTGTTATCGAGCTCCCGATGAGCTTAAAGCTCCATTTGAGAGTTTTATGGAGCATTCCAGGCTTACTGGGGATTTTGATGAATCATCCCTCCAGTTTCAGAGGAAGATCTTGGAGCGTTCTGGGCTGGGGGATGAGACTTATGTCCCTGAAGCTATGCATTTCGTTCCTCCCCGCCCGTCTATGCAGGCTGCCAGGGAGGAAGCTGAGCAAGTGATGTTTGGGGCATTGGACAATTTGTTTGCCAATACTAAGGTTAAGGCCAAGGACATAGGAATTCTTGTTGTCAACTGCAGCTTGTTTAATCCCACGCCTTCGCTTTCGGCTATGATTGTGAATAAGTACAAGTTGAGGGGTAATATTAGGAGCTTTAATTTGGGTGGGATGGGGTGCAGTGCTGGAGTTATCGCGGTTGACCTTGCTAAGGATTTGCTGCAAGTGCATAGGAATACGTATGCTGTGGTAGTAAGTACAGAGAATATTACGCAGAATTGGTATTTTGGTAATAAGAAGGCTATGTTGATACCTAACTGTTTGTTCCGGGTTGGGGGTGCCGCGGTATTGTTGTCTAACAAGTCAGTAGATAGGAGGAGGGCCAAGTATAGGCTCGTCCATGTTGTGAGGACTCATCGGGGTTCGGATGATAAGGCCTTCCGTTGTGTTTATCAGGAGCAGGATGATGCTGGGAAGACGGGGGTTACTTTGTCCAAAGATCTCATGGCTATTGCTGGCGGGGCTCTTAAGACCAATATTACCACTTTAGGTCCCCTCGTGCTGCCAATCAGCGAGCAGCTTCTGTTTTTCGCCACTTTGGTGCTTAAGAAGTTGTTCCAGAAGAATATCAAGCCTTACATCCCTGATTTCAAGCTGGCATTTGATCATTTCTGCATACATGCTGGGGGAAGGGCTGTGATTGATGAGCTGGAGAAGAATCTGCAGTTGCTACCAGAACATGTGGAGGCATCCAGAATGACCCTCCACAGGTTTGGGAACACTTCGTCGAGCTCCATTTGGTATGAGCTCGCATACACCGAGGCCAAGGGAAGAATACGCAGGGGCCAGCGAATTTGGCAGATTGCATTTGGGAGTGGGTTCAAGTGTAACAGTGCGGTGTGGCAGGCACTCAGGCATGTAAAGCCGGCTCCAAATGGTCCCTGGGAGGATTGCATCGACAGGTACCCCGTCAAAGTTGTTCAATAG